In Paenibacillus hexagrammi, the following are encoded in one genomic region:
- a CDS encoding RluA family pseudouridine synthase has protein sequence MSYYEPLVYIVPPEDEGMLLKTILQNRLMVSRKLLSRLKLTEEGITVNGERKYINVKVAAGDRVEVRMEKEESDDILPQDLPLNILHEDEHLLIVAKDAGIIVHPTHGHYTNTIANAVVHHWRESGISCRFRPVHRLDQETSGVLAIAKTPYVHQQISEQMIRHEVKKEYMAFVWGTVEGPQGTINEPIDRDPEQPHVRMVRPDGYPAVTHFELDRQYAEAALVRLRLETGRTHQIRVHMKHLGHPLLGDKMYTLPCYEESPAVREIAGLLERQALHAYKLGFIHPGTREWVEYQAPLPADLAALQARLQENSK, from the coding sequence ATGAGCTATTACGAACCGCTTGTTTATATCGTTCCGCCGGAAGATGAAGGTATGCTGCTTAAGACGATTTTACAAAACCGGCTTATGGTATCGCGTAAGCTTTTATCCCGTTTGAAGCTGACAGAAGAAGGTATTACGGTGAACGGAGAAAGGAAATACATCAACGTAAAAGTTGCAGCCGGGGATCGTGTGGAGGTTCGGATGGAGAAAGAAGAATCGGACGATATTCTTCCTCAGGACCTGCCACTGAACATTCTGCATGAGGATGAGCATCTGCTTATCGTAGCCAAGGATGCGGGAATCATCGTCCATCCGACTCACGGGCATTACACGAATACAATTGCGAATGCCGTGGTACATCACTGGCGTGAGAGCGGCATAAGCTGCCGGTTCAGGCCCGTGCACCGGCTCGATCAGGAGACATCCGGCGTGCTTGCTATCGCCAAGACCCCTTACGTGCATCAACAAATTTCGGAGCAAATGATTCGCCACGAGGTGAAGAAGGAGTATATGGCTTTCGTTTGGGGGACGGTAGAGGGACCGCAAGGCACCATTAACGAGCCCATTGACCGCGATCCAGAGCAGCCTCATGTTCGCATGGTAAGGCCTGACGGATATCCGGCCGTTACTCATTTTGAGCTTGATCGGCAGTATGCGGAAGCCGCTCTGGTCAGGCTGCGGTTGGAAACCGGCCGAACACACCAAATTCGTGTGCATATGAAGCATCTGGGACACCCACTGCTCGGAGATAAGATGTACACGCTTCCTTGCTATGAAGAAAGCCCTGCTGTGCGTGAAATTGCCGGACTGCTCGAGAGACAGGCTTTGCATGCGTACAAACTCGGTTTTATCCATCCCGGCACCAGGGAATGGGTGGAGTACCAAGCGCCATTGCCAGCCGATTTGGCAGCCTTGCAGGCTAGGCTGCAGGAGAATTCCAAGTAA